From the genome of Alosa sapidissima isolate fAloSap1 chromosome 14, fAloSap1.pri, whole genome shotgun sequence, one region includes:
- the elp1 gene encoding elongator complex protein 1 translates to MRNLKLKRRVCSVGVQAPGSPHCLSVRMDSGSLLIASALSIIEYDPRTAQVLDEVSLTAEDYLAADGSGTVVGIQDLPDQECVCVATANGDVILYNLNTHQLECVGSVDTGLTGMSWSPDQELVTLTTGQQTIIVMTKDFEPITEVQIHQEDFGEGKFITVGWGKKETQFHGSAGKQAAQKKNTEVLPAVEWDDRRPRVTWRGDGQLFAVSAVCPQTGARKVRVWNRECVLQATSETINGLEQALCWKPSGSLIASTQRHPNKHSVVFLEKNGLLHGDFTLPLQKDQAKVKELLWNSDSTVLAVWLEDMNPGEDGLINTQIQLWSVGNYHWYLKQCLRWGSGQEAPMCVVWDPERPLQLYLLTHAWTCVTYQWGWTTDRSYGDAGHDNANVAVIDGDKVLVTAFRQCVVPPPMSSFELQLPAPVTMVTFCCEAGHSNDLAAMTEDGRLCVYGQGDGGSSASGSGGFRIITHPPVLKNTYRVELGGAGPLALRLVVWLREDNFLAVTCGEVIDQSKVLLLKPSANDGTLQISSQECVEGHVISVCHSGRSNAVALQLEDGQIRKLLWEDRELVAVPWEDSTGNTVNFPQPCEHTALCTISGEELPLGLTDRSHLYLGDTELASGVSSFVVCDDFLLLTTHAHTCRCLQLSTNTIRGLVSVLSSDGGQNDETLRRVERGSRIVTMVPHDTRLILQMPRGNLETIHHRALVLAQLRKWLDSLRFRDAFEVMRKQRINLNLIYDHNPKVFLENVEMFLNQVDSINHINLFLTELRDEDTTKTMYPCPSTCTPPSAPGVTGKKVDIVCDALRATMECLNPDRYCLCILTTHVKKTVPELETALQKVHQLRVNTPSSSEAVKAEEALKYLLFLVDVNDLYTHSLGTYDFTLVLMVAEKSQKDPKEYLPFLNMLKTLELNYQRYTIDKHLKRYSKALQHLSKCGDEYFSEVLNLVKDQQLYREALSLYPTDSSQYKELSAAYAEHLVERSQAEMAGLLLWRCGELARALQAFVGGASWRHALSVAMQMPLPPDQLALLARDLADKLLEQRRYTEASVLLEQYAKDCEEAISALITGAAWEEALRLVHLYNRQDIIETNLKPALLEAYTTQVSFLESQKALFSRHQTRLAVVREEKEKARQEMLDEGDCGDVELYSEASSVMSGSHVGSRYTHSNSRISARSSKNRRKAEGKKFSLKEGSPFEETALLHALTHITHTVDKMREEIQGLLKALVLFQYDDQAGTLQRNYSQLLTLMESNIPLIWIPNNTQTLVTGPTSTANSITASFQQQRVPPTAQQDTEAFTPPKMRTSVKWKLCVLD, encoded by the exons atgagGAACCTGAAGCTGAAGAGGCGTGTGTGCTCTGTGGGGGTGCAGGCTCCAGGCTCCCCTCATTGTCTCTCCGTCAGGATGGACTCAGGCTCTCTGCTCATCGCCTCCGCCCTCTCCATCATCGAGTATGACCCACGGACTGCacag gtgctggATGAGGTATCCCTCACGGCAGAGGACTACCTGGCGGCGGATGGCAGTGGGACCGTAGTGGGCATCCAGGACCTTCCAgaccaggagtgtgtgtgtgtggccacagCCAATGGAGACGTCATCCTCTacaacctcaacacacaccag ctggaGTGTGTTGGCAGTGTTGATACTGGCCTCACGGGAATGAGTTGGAGTCCTGATCAGGAACTGGTCACTTTAACCACAG GACAACAGACTATCATTGTGATGACTAAGGACTTTGAGCCGATTACTGAGGTTCAGATTCACCAGGAGGACTTTGGGGAAG ggaagTTCATCACCGTTGGCtggggaaagaaagagactcAGTTCCATGGTTCTGCAGGCAAACAAGCAGCACAGAAGAAAAATACG GAAGTGTTGCCTGCAGTGGAGTGGGATGACCGAAGGCCTCGAGTGACGTGGAGAGGAGATGGACAACTGTTCGCCGTCAGCGCTGTGTGCCCTCAgaccg gagcGAGGAAGGTGCGGGTGTGGAACAGAGAGTGTGTTCTTCAGGCCACCAGTGAGACTATCAACGGCCTGGAGCAAGCATTGTGCTGgaa gcccTCTGGTAGTCTGATTGCCTCTACACAGCGGCATCCAAACAAACACAGTGTGGTGTTTCTGGAGAAAAACGGCCTTCTGCACGGAGACTTCACACTGCCTCTTCAGAAGGACCAGGCCAAG GTGAAAGAGCTGCTCTGGAACAGTGACTCCACAGTGTTGGCCGTTTGGTTGGAGGACATGAATCCAGGGGAGGATGGCCTCATAAACACTCAGA tCCAGCTGTGGTCAGTAGGGAACTATCACTGGTACCTGAAGCAGTGTCTGCGTTGGGGAAGTGGTCAGGAGGCTcctatgtgtgtggtgtgggaccCAGAGCGCCCTCTACAGCTGTACTTGTTGACACATGCCTGGACCTGCGTCACCTACCAGTGGGGCTGGACAACTGACCGCAGCTATGGAGATGCTGGTCATGACAACGCCAACGTGGCCGTGATTGATGGAG ataAGGTGTTGGTGACGGCGTTTCGGCAGTGTGTGGTTCCGCCACCGATGAGCTCCTTCGAGCTCCAACTCCCTGCTCCTGTAACCATGGTGACCTTCTGCTGTGAGGCAGGACACTCCAATGACCTTGCTGCCATGACTGAGGATggacgcctgtgtgtgtatggacaag GAGATGGAGGGTCCAGTGCATCTGGTTCCGGAGGGTTTAGAATCATCACACACCCTCCTGTGCTGAAGAACACttacag AGTGGAGCTGGGCGGGGCAGGACCTCTTGCGCTGCGATTGGTTGTCTGGCTCAGAGAGGACAACTTCCTGGCTGTGACTTGTGGAGAAGTGATAGACCAATCGAAAGTGCTCCTGCTCAAACCTTCAGCCAATGATGGCACACTGCAGATTAG ttcacAGGAATGTGTGGAGGGGCATGTGATCAGTGTATGTCACAGTGGGAGGAGCAACGCGGTGGCTTTACAGCTGGAGGATGGACAAATCCGAAAACTTCTGtggg aggATCGCGAGCTGGTTGCAGTACCATGGGAGGATAGTACAGGGAACACTGTGAATTTTCCTCAGCCATGTGAGCACACTGCCCTGTGCACTATCTCAGGAGAg GAGCTTCCTCTGGGTCTGACTGACCGATCCCATCTGTACTTAGGAGACACAGAg ctggCGTCTGGAGTCTCCTCGTTTGTGGTGTGTGATGACTTCCTTCTACtgaccacacatgcacacacctgcagatgtCTCCAGCTCAGCACAAACACCATcagag GTCTGGTATCGGTTCTAAGTTCTGACGGAGGCCAGAACGACGAGACACTGCGGCGGGTAGAGAGAGGCTCTCGCATCGTTACCATGGTTCCCCATGACACACGCCTCATCCTGCAG ATGCCACGTGGTAACCTGGAGACCATCCATCATCGAGCACTGGTGCTTGCACAACTCCGGAAATGGCTGGACAG TCTCCGGTTCAGAGATGCATTTGAGGTCATGAGAAAACAGAGGATTAACCTCAACCTCATCTATGACCACAACCCTAAA GTCTTTCTGGAGAATGTGGAGATGTTTCTGAACCAGGTGGACTCAATCAACCACATCAACCTTTTTCTGACTGAGCTAAg agatgaGGACACTACAAAGACCATGTACCCCTGCCCCTCCACCTGCACCCCTCCATCTGCCCCGGGGGTGACTGGGAAGAAAGTGGACATTGTGTGTGACGCCCTACGGGCCACCATGGAGTGCCTCAACCCAGACAG gtattGCTTGTGTATTCTCACCACCCATGTGAAGAAAACGGTTCCTGAGCTGGAGACGGCCCTGCAGAAGGTTCACCAGCTGAGAG taaaCACTCCGAGCTCCAGTGAGGCTGTGAAGGCTGAAGAGGCTCTGAAGTATCTGCTGTTTCTGGTGGACGTTAACgacctctacacacactccctcGGAACCTACGACTTCACGCTCGTCCTCATGGTTGCAGAGAAGTctcagaag gaccCTAAGGAATACCTGCCGTTCCTAAACATGCTGAAGACCCTTGAGCTAAACTACCAGCGCTACACCATTGACAAGCACCTGAAGAGATACAGCAAGGCTCTGCAGCACTTGAGCAAATGTG gaGACGAGTATTTCTCAGAGGTGTTGAACCTGGTGAAGGATCAGCAGCTCTACAGGGAAGCCCTGAGCCTCTACCCGACAGACAGCTCACAGTACAAG gagttgaGTGCGGCGTATGCGGAGCACCTGGTGGAGCGTTCCCAGGCCGAAATGGCCGGCTTGTTGCTATGGCGATGTGGCGAGCTGGCGCGTGCGCTTCAGGCCTTTGTGGGTGGGGCTAGTTGGAGACACGCCCTCTCAGTAGCCATGCAGATGCCCCTCCCTCCTGACCAGCTGGCTTTACTTGCCCGAGAcctggcag ataAGTTACTGGAGCAGAGGAGGTATACAGAGGCATCTGTGTTGTTGGAGCAGTACGCCAAG gaTTGTGAGGAGGCCATATCTGCTCTCATCACTGGTGCAGCGTGGGAAGAGGCCCTCAGACTG GTGCATCTTTATAACAGACAAGACATCATAGAGACCAACCTTAAACCTGCTTTACTAGAAG cttatACCACACAGGTGTCATTCCTGGAGTCTCAGAAGGCCTTGTTTTCACGCCATCAAACACGACTCGCTGTGgtcagagaagagaaggagaaagccaGACAAGAGATGCTGG atGAGGGTGATTGTGGAGATGTGGAGCTCTACTCAGAGGCCAGCAGTGTTATGAGTGGCAGTCACGTGGgctccagatacacacacagcaactcgCGCATCTCAGc GCGGTCCTCTAAGAATCGGCGTAAGGCCGAGGGGAAAAAGTTTAGCCTGAAGGAGGGGAGTCCCTTTGAGGAGACGGCGCTactgcacgcactcacacacatcacacacacagtcgacAAGATGAGAG AGGAGATCCAGGGACTATTGAAGGCTCTGGTGTTGTTCCAGTATGATGACCAGGCGGGGACACTACAGCGCAACTATAGCCAGCTACTCACTCTCAtggagagcaacatccctctcaTCTGGATCccaaacaacacacagacactg gtGACGGGACCCACTTCCACAGCCAACAGCATCACAGCCTCCTTCCAGCAGCAGAGAGTGCCCCCTACAGCTCAACAAG ACACTGAGGCCTTCACTCCTCCTAAGATGAGAACCTCTGTGAAGTGGAAGCTGTGTGTCCtagactga
- the LOC121681159 gene encoding actin-like protein 7A — MKSTRAVVFDVGSGSVRAGLAGDPAPSYVIPSRVKMTRHGSSACPRSSFVGAATGVDAPAVFPVRNGIITEWDAMEWMWERAFRELNTPPERHAVLLSDPPLSPLTNREKLAEVMFETFCVPALYVENQSVLSMYSCGQTSGLVVESGEGCSYATPVHEGFYLPSNTCRVDYSGSSLDRYLRALLRDSGIEIAEDSAAATEDIKVKCCYVAPDLDMELLKGESHVEHVLPDGQRIQLGRERFICPEALFQPRALDSREPGLHTLVMNSLNMCDISLKRVLRQNVLLCGGSTLFRGMPERMQSELDRVVPGGGVRVVATDTRKHAVWLGGSILAALSTFQSLWMRRTEYLEKGPNAVYRGFV; from the coding sequence ATGAAGTCCACGAGGGCCGTGGTCTTTGATGTCGGGAGCGGCTCTGTCAGAGCGGGCCTTGCGGGAGACCCTGCCCCGTCGTATGTCATTCCGAGTAGGGTGAAAATGACGCGCCACGGCTCCTCCGCGTGCCCCAGGTCGAGTTTCGTAGGGGCGGCCACGGGAGTGGACGCTCCCGCAGTGTTCCCCGTGCGCAACGGGATCATCACGGAGTGGGATGCTATGGAGTGGATGTGGGAGCGCGCATTCCGCGAGCTGAACACTCCGCCGGAGAGGCACGCCGTTTTGCTCTCGGATCCTCCCCTGAGTCCCCTCACAAACCGGGAAAAGCTCGCGGAGGTCATGTTCGAAACTTTTTGCGTTCCCGCCCTGTACGTAGAAAACCAGTCGGTGCTCTCCATGTACTCTTGTGGTCAAACCTCAGGGCTGGTCGTGGAGAGCGGCGAGGGATGCTCCTACGCGACACCGGTTCACGAGGGCTTTTATCTACCCAGTAATACCTGTCGGGTGGACTACTCAGGAAGCAGCTTGGATCGGTATTTGCGCGCGCTGTTGCGGGACTCTGGGATAGAGATAGCTGAAGATTCTGCAGCCGCCACAGAAGACATTAAGGTGAAATGTTGTTACGTCGCTCCCGACCTGGACATGGAACTCCTCAAAGGTGAGAGTCACGTCGAGCACGTGCTGCCAGACGGCCAGCGCATCCAACTCGGACGCGAGCGGTTCATCTGCCCCGAGGCGCTCTTCCAGCCTAGAGCGTTGGACTCGCGGGAGCCCGGGCTGCACACGCTCGTAATGAACAGCCTGAACATGTGCGACATCAGCCTCAAACGCGTGCTGCGCCAGAACGTGTTGCTGTGCGGCGGGTCCACACTCTTCCGCGGGATGCCAGAGCGAATGCAGAGCGAGCTAGACCGCGTGGTTCCCGGTGGTGGGGTGCGCGTGGTGGCCACAGACACTCGCAAACATGCGGTGTGGCTCGGAGGTTCCATCCTCGCGGCCCTGTCCACGTTCCAGTCACTGTGGATGCGCAGGACCGAGTATCTGGAGAAAGGCCCAAACGCGGTCTACCGGGGATTTGTGTGA